The genomic stretch ATTCGGCCGGGTCGATTACGGCTCGGCGCTGCGCGACGCCGCGGCGCTGGTGACGTTGGCCAGCGAGGGCAATGCCCCGAAGGCGACGCTGATCAACGCGGTCGAACGCGTCGAGGCGGCGCGGGGGCTGACGCCCTATACGTCGACGCAGGAAAACGCCTGGCTGGTGCTGGCGGCACGGGCGCTGGCCAAGGAGACGATGGCCCTCGACCTCAATGGCAGCGCGGTGAAGAGTGCGCTGTATCGCAGCTATACCGCCGCCGACATGGACGGCCAGCCGGTGACGATCACCAATACTGGCGAACCCCCGGTGCAGGCAGTGGTCTCGGTCACCGGCGCGCCCTATATGCCGGAACCGGCGGCGGCGAACGGCTTCAAGATCGAGCGCAACTATTTCACGCTCGATGGTAAGCCGGCCGATCCGGCTCAGGCCAAGCAGAACGACCGCTTCGCGGTGGTGCTGACGATCACCGAAGCCAAGCCGGAATACGGGCACATCATGGTGGCGGATTATCTGCCGGCCGGTTTCGAGATCGACAATCCGCATCTGGTGTCGTCCGGCGATGCCGGTAAACTGGACTGGATCGCCGATGGCGCGGAGGCCACCCATAGCGAGTTCCGCGACGATCGCTTCAATGCCGCCATCGACCGGGCGGCCAATGACAAGGCGGTGTTCACGGTGGCCTATGTGGTGCGCGCGGTTTCGCCGGGGACATATGTGCTGCCGCAGGCCTATGTGGAGGACATGTACAACCCGTCGCGTTATGGCCGCACAGGAACCGGCACGATCGAAGTGCGCTCCGCCAGATGACCGACACGATCGCCACAGAGCCGGCGCTGTCGCCCGGTCCGTCTCGTTGGCGCGCGGTGGTGATGGCCGTCGTGCTCGCCATCGGATTGATTGCCGCGGGCTTTACCGCCTGGGCGATGGCGCTGGGGCCGCTGCCGCTGGCCGAGGCGCGTCAGGTCTCGACCACGGTGGTCGACCGCAACGGCAAGCTGCTGCGCGCCTATGCGATGGCCGACGGCCGCTGGCGCTTGCCGGTCGATGCACAAAGCGACGTCGACCCCGGCTATCTCAAGCTGCTGCTGGCCTATGAGGACAAGCGGTTCTGGTCGCATCACGGCGTCGACCCGCTGGCGATGGGGCGCGCCGCGCTGCAATTGCTGACTCGCGGCCACATCGTCTCCGGCGGCTCCACCATCACCATGCAATTGGCGCGGCTGATGGAGCCGCGGCGGCAGCGCTCGCTGACCGCGAAAATGCGCCAGATGGTGCGCGCCGTCGAGCTCGAACGCCGGCTCACCAAGGATCAGATCCTCAATCTGTATCTGGCGCTGGCGCCGTTCGGCGGCAATCTCGAGGGCGTCCGCGCCGCGTCCTTGGCCTATTTCGGCAAGGAGCCGAAGCGGCTGTCATTGGCCCAGGCCGCCTTGCTCGTCGCCTTGCCGCAATCGCCGGAAACCAGAAGGCTCGATCGCCATCCGGCGACCGCGGAGGCCGCGCGCAACCGCGTGCTCGAGCGCATGGTGCAGGAGGGCGTGGTCAGCGCCGAGGATGCCGCGCAGGCGAGGGCGGTGCCGGTCAAGCGCGAGCGGCGCCGGATGCCGATCCTGGCGCCGCATTCCGCCGACAAGGCGGTGGTCACAGACAAGCATCAGGCGGTGATCCGGCTGACGCTGGATGCTGCCATTCAACGAAACCTCGAGGCATTGGCGCATGACCGCGCCACGGCGCTCGGGCCCGACATCTCGGTGGCGATCCTTGCGGTCGACAATGCCAGCGGCGAGGTGATCGCCCATGTCGGTTCGCCGGCCTATTTCGACGACCGCCGCGCCGGGCAGGTCGATATGACCCGCGCGATCCGCTCGCCGGGTTCGACGTTGAAACCCTTTATCTACGGCATGGCGTTCGAGGACGGCTTCGTTCACCCCGAAAGCCTGATCGACGACCGGCCGGTCCGCTACGGCACCTATGCGCCGGAAAATTTCGACATGACGTTCCAGGGCACGGTCTCGGTCCGCCGTGCCTTGCAACTCTCTTTGAACGTGCCGGCGATCGCGTTGCTGGACCGGGTCGGCGCCAGCCGGCTGGCGGCGCGGATCAGGCAGGCCGGTGCCGATCTGGTGCTGCCGACCAATGAGGTGCCAGGCCTGGCGATGGGATTGGGCGGCGTCGGCATCCGGCTGCACGATCTGGTGCAGCTCTTCAGCGGCATCGCGCGCCTCGGCAACGTGTTGCCGCTGCAGGAAATTACGAGTGATAACAATGTGAAACGGGAGCCTTTGCGCCTGATGGATCAGGTCGCCGCCTGGCAGGTCGGCAATGTGCTGATCGGGACGCCGCCGCCGGAGAACGCCGCGCATCACCGCATCGCGTTCAAGACCGGCACCAGCTACGGCTACCGCGATGCCTGGTCGGTGGGCTTCGATGGACGGATGACCATCGGGGTCTGGGTCGGCCGTCCCGATGGCGTCCCGGTGCCGGGCCTGGTCGGCCGCAGCGCCGCGGCGCCGATCCTGTTCGACGCCTTCGCGCGCTCCGGCAAATTGCCGATGGCACTGCCGCGGGCGCCGCACGGCACGCTAATCGCCAGCAATGCCAAGCTGCCGCTGCCGCTGCGCCGGTTCCGGCCCGCCGGCGAATTGGTTCGCAATGGCGGCGGGCAGGCGCTGCGCATCCAGTTTCCGCCGGATGGCGCACGAATCGATGCCTTGGGCCCGGCCGCGGCGGGATCGCTGCCGGTCAAGGTCGCCGGCGGCGTGCTGCCGCTGACGATGCTGGTCAACGGGGTTGCGGTCGGGGACATTGGCCGTCGCCGCCAGCGTCTGGTCGAACCGCCCGGACCAGGCTTTGTCCGCCTCACCGTGATGGATGCGTCGGGCGCTGCAGACACAGTCGTCGTCAGAATCCAATAGGACGCGGCTAACTAGTTGTCCGGCTATTGGTTTCAGCGTATGCGAAACCGATGTCCGAGATCTCTCCAAAACCCCGCCCAAAACCCGGATTCGGCGCGCCGCGCGACGACCGCAAGGGCCGCAATCCCGGCCGCGGGCTGATCGCCGCGCTCGATTTCGTCACCGCCAGCCATGTTCGCGCGGTGGCGTTTCTGGCGTTGCTGGGTCTGTTGTTCATTCTGCCGGGCTTTTTCAATATTCCGCCGATCGATCGCGACGAGGCCCGCTTCGCGCAGGCCACCAAGCAGATGGTGGAGGCCGACGATTTCGTCGATATCCGTTTCCAGGACGAGGTGCGCTACAAAAAGCCGGTCGGGATCTATTGGCTGCAGGCGGCGGTGGTGGAAACCGCCTCCGAGCTCGGCCTGCCACGCGCCCAAGTCCGGATCTGGCTGTACCGCGTGCCCTCGATGCTGGGCGCGATCGGCGCGGTGCTGATGACCTATTGGACCGCGCTGGCCTTCGTCACCCGGCGCGGCGCCGTGCTGGCGGCATTGATTATGTGCAGCTCGATTCTGCTCGGCGTGGAGTCCCGGCTGGCCAAGACCGATGCGTTCTTGCTGTTCACCGTCGTAGCCACGATGGGCGCGATGGCACGGATCTATCTGTCCTGGCAGCGCGGTGAGGAGGCCGATCGAAAAGCTTGGGCGGTTCCGGCGATCTTCTGGACCGGGCTGGCCGCAGGCATCCTGCTCAAGGGGCCGTTGATCCTGATGTTGGTGGTGCTGACGGTCGGCACGCTGGCGATTCTCGATCGGTCGGCATCGTGGCTGTGGCGGCTGCGGCCGCTGTGGGGATCGCTGTGGCTGCTGCTGCTGGTGCTGCCCTGGTTCGTTGCGATCTATCTGCGCGCCGGCGACAGTTTCTTCGCCGACTCGATCGGCGGCGACATGCTGAGCAAGATCACCCACGGGCAGGAGTCGCATGGCGCGCCGCCTGGCACCTATTTCCTGCTGTTGTGGATCACGTTCTGGCCCGGCGCGCCGCTGGCGGCGATGGCCGCGCCCGCGGTGTGGCGGGCGCGCCGCGAGCCCGGCGCACAATATTTGCTGGCCTGGCTGCTGCCGTCCTGGATCGTGTTCGAACTGGTGATGACCAAGCTGCCGCATTATGTGCTGCCGCTGTATCCGGCAATCGCGATCCTGACCGTTGGCGCGCTGGAGCGCCGCGTGCTGTCGCGCTCGTGGCTGACCCGCGGCGCCGCCTGGTGGTTTGCGATTCCCGCCATCCTGCTTACCCTGGTCATCATCCTGGCGATCGCGTTGACGCGTCAGCCGGCGTTTCTGGCCTGGCCGTTCGTGGCCGCCTCGCTGATCTTCGGCCTATGGGCGTGGCGTCTGTTCGATCACAATCACGCCGAGGGCTCATTGCTGAACGCGGTCATGGCGTCGCTGTTTCTCAGCATCGCGATCTTCGGCGTGGTGCTGCCGTCCCTGACGCCGCTGTTTCCCAGCGTCGAGATCGCCCGCGCGCTGCGCAGTGTGGTCTGCGTCGGGCCGAAGGCCGCCGCCGCCGGCTATCACGAGCCCAGCCTGGTGTTCATGACCGGCACCTCGACGCTGCTCACCGACGGCTCCGGGGCGGCGGATTTCCTCGGACAGGGTAGCTGCCGCTTCGCGCTGATCGAGAGCCGCAGCGAGCGGGCCTTCGCGGCGCGGGCCGAAGCCATCGGGCTGCGATACAACGTGGCGGCCCGGATCGACGGTTACAATTACTCACAAGGCCGGACCATCTCGGTGGCGGTATTCCGCTCCGAGGGTACGGAATAAGATGGAATCGCGCGAGGCTGTGGCGGCAGCGGCAGGCTACCCCGCGCGATTGCTGTCGTTGCTTGTGGGCGCGGTGGTGCAAATCCTGCGGTCGCCATCGCATAGCCGCCGCGCGGCGGCGGCGCGCTATTGGGCGCGGCGGGCATTGCTGCTGACGGCGATCATGGCGGGCGCGATCGTCGGCCTGATGTATGCGCTGGACGCGATCGAGATCGGGTTGATGCCGCCGCGCGGTACCGCCGCGCTCTGGCCGGTCCGGATCCTGACCGACTTCGGAAAATCCAACTATGTGCTGTCGGCACTGGTGGCGATCCTGATTGTGATTGCGCTGC from Rhodopseudomonas sp. BAL398 encodes the following:
- the pbpC gene encoding penicillin-binding protein 1C; this translates as MAVVLAIGLIAAGFTAWAMALGPLPLAEARQVSTTVVDRNGKLLRAYAMADGRWRLPVDAQSDVDPGYLKLLLAYEDKRFWSHHGVDPLAMGRAALQLLTRGHIVSGGSTITMQLARLMEPRRQRSLTAKMRQMVRAVELERRLTKDQILNLYLALAPFGGNLEGVRAASLAYFGKEPKRLSLAQAALLVALPQSPETRRLDRHPATAEAARNRVLERMVQEGVVSAEDAAQARAVPVKRERRRMPILAPHSADKAVVTDKHQAVIRLTLDAAIQRNLEALAHDRATALGPDISVAILAVDNASGEVIAHVGSPAYFDDRRAGQVDMTRAIRSPGSTLKPFIYGMAFEDGFVHPESLIDDRPVRYGTYAPENFDMTFQGTVSVRRALQLSLNVPAIALLDRVGASRLAARIRQAGADLVLPTNEVPGLAMGLGGVGIRLHDLVQLFSGIARLGNVLPLQEITSDNNVKREPLRLMDQVAAWQVGNVLIGTPPPENAAHHRIAFKTGTSYGYRDAWSVGFDGRMTIGVWVGRPDGVPVPGLVGRSAAAPILFDAFARSGKLPMALPRAPHGTLIASNAKLPLPLRRFRPAGELVRNGGGQALRIQFPPDGARIDALGPAAAGSLPVKVAGGVLPLTMLVNGVAVGDIGRRRQRLVEPPGPGFVRLTVMDASGAADTVVVRIQ
- a CDS encoding ArnT family glycosyltransferase, which encodes MSEISPKPRPKPGFGAPRDDRKGRNPGRGLIAALDFVTASHVRAVAFLALLGLLFILPGFFNIPPIDRDEARFAQATKQMVEADDFVDIRFQDEVRYKKPVGIYWLQAAVVETASELGLPRAQVRIWLYRVPSMLGAIGAVLMTYWTALAFVTRRGAVLAALIMCSSILLGVESRLAKTDAFLLFTVVATMGAMARIYLSWQRGEEADRKAWAVPAIFWTGLAAGILLKGPLILMLVVLTVGTLAILDRSASWLWRLRPLWGSLWLLLLVLPWFVAIYLRAGDSFFADSIGGDMLSKITHGQESHGAPPGTYFLLLWITFWPGAPLAAMAAPAVWRARREPGAQYLLAWLLPSWIVFELVMTKLPHYVLPLYPAIAILTVGALERRVLSRSWLTRGAAWWFAIPAILLTLVIILAIALTRQPAFLAWPFVAASLIFGLWAWRLFDHNHAEGSLLNAVMASLFLSIAIFGVVLPSLTPLFPSVEIARALRSVVCVGPKAAAAGYHEPSLVFMTGTSTLLTDGSGAADFLGQGSCRFALIESRSERAFAARAEAIGLRYNVAARIDGYNYSQGRTISVAVFRSEGTE